A stretch of DNA from Oryza brachyantha chromosome 4, ObraRS2, whole genome shotgun sequence:
tcgtaattttttaaaataagacatagttaaatatgatatccaaaactgaaaaataaagttatatcCGTTACATCAAgttggatgcaaaattttattaacacAGAAAATCCTCCATCTCTGCTTTCTTTTGACATGAGATTCCCTGAGCAGTAGTGGTACATCCCCCTTTCTTCCCACTTGACCATCTTGTTTGATCAATGGATTAAAGCTGCAGGTGTACTAAACAAAGTAGGAGTACTGCTACTAACCAATTGACCAAACTCTTCCCAGAATGGTTAACAGCAAAGACATCACACAAAAACACAATAATCAATGCTCCTCCAGCACCAAAGCCAACCGAGGCTGTTGGGTGTTGGGGCTCCCGGCGCTTCCTCTCCACCGCAACGACCATAAAATCACCATCTGCTTTCTAGTTTCTTCCTGAGGTTTTTGCGTGACAAAGGCAACGACCAGGATAGATTTTGCGGTTTCGGATGAAAAAGACGGCACTACTCAGCAAGTGTTCTGCTCTTGGAGTCGCAACCACGCGGCTGTTCTTTCGTTCTTAACGACGCAACTCGCGGATCTTGGTGGAGCGCTGTTCTTGTATGGCTTTCACTTTGTGAGGTGAGATGtgttttttgcttgttttctgCATTCTAGAGTATGAGTATATACTCCAACGAACAGGGTATCATGCCATGCTTGTAAGATTCTTGGGCAATAGCACCATCAGATTTTTCATGGTATTTTctgcaagaaaaaaagaacagattTTTATGGTATTTGTTTAGTTCTGTTCAGTGATATCCGTGTGTTTTACAGGTAAAGGGTAATACTACTGAGGAAGCAAAAAGGTTGGATCTTTCTCCAAGATTCAAGAAACATGTTCATGGATTCTGGTTCTTATGATGATGTTGACTATGGGGATTTGTTCTCCATTCCCAATCCACCTGCGCCTCACTTGCTTAATTTCCCCCTTCAATTCTTTCCTTCCAACGGATTCCCCATCTCCACTGGTGATTCGCATCCATCACCGGCTGGTCTGTTTGGATCCACCCCAAGCCCCACATCAACCACAACCGAGCTGGAAAATTCAGAGGATCTTGAGTCTGCCGATGATGCAGTACTAGCATACATCAATCAGTTTCTTCTTGAAGATGAGGAAGACGAGTCTTGCCCTGGCACCGTCGCATCGGTGGAGGACCCAGTCCTCCTCACCGTCGAGAAGCCATTCGTTGACATCCTCACGGCTAGCAACGAGGCGTGTCAGGAGAACTCGTGGATAGATTCTTGCTGTGATTTCACGGGGAATGGAGGGCTGTTTGATATGCTTACAAGCACACAGACCACTTGCCAGACAGTGCCCTGTGAATTTCaggaggagaagggagagTGTGCTGTTCACAAAGGCCGGAAGAACCCGCATGATGACTGTCTACTCTTCGAGGAAGCGAGCAGGAGCAAGCAGTTGGCAGTGTCTGAGGAGGAGGCTATCAGAGAGATGTTTGACAAGGTGCTCTTGTGCAATGGTGAATGCGAGCTCCGGTCTCCACTGCCAGCTGAAGCGCGAAGCTGTGGAGTGTACGTGAAAGGATCAGGGAATAAGAGAGGTCGAAAGAGAGGAAAATCCGGAGCAGCTCCGGAGGATGATGCGGTCGATCTCACAACCCTACTCATACATTGTGCACAGGCCACTGCCATCGATGATCATCGGAACTCCAACGAGTTGCTCAAACAAATTCGGCAGCGTTCTTCTGCATATGGAGACGCTGGGCAGAGATTGGCACATTGCTTTGCTAATGCGTTGGAGGCTCGCCTAGCAGGCACTGGCAGCAGCATTTATCGTACGCTTGCTGCGAAGCGAACTTCTGTTGCTGATATACTGAACGCATTCAAGCTGTATGTTACAGCTTGCCCGttcaagaaaatatcaaacttCTTCTCGATTGAAGCCATCTTGAACGCGTCCAAGGGTGTGGCAAGGTTGCACATTGTTGACTACGGTATACAGTATGGATTCCAGTGGCCAATCTTCTTCCAGCGGATCTCGAAGAGGCCTGGTGGCCCTCCAAGCGTTCGGATCACCGGTATCGACTTACCCCAGCCGGGATTCCGCCCTGCACAACTCATAGAAGCGACAGGGCATCGGTTGCATGACTATGCCCGTATGTTCAACGTTCCATTCGAATACCATGCCATTGCTGCCAAGTGGGACACTATCCGTGTCGAAGATATTAAGATAGACAAGGATGAACTTCTTGTTGTTAACTGCCTTTTCCGGATGAGGAACATGATGGACGAAATGGTGACAGATGACAGCCCAAGAATTCAGGTTCTGAAGACGATAAGGAAGATGAATCCACATTTGTTCATCCATGGTGTTGTCAATGGCACCTACAACGCGCCCTTCTTCGTGACACGCTTCAAGGAGGCCCTGTTCTACTACTCTTCACTCTTTGATATGCTTGAAACGACTGCTTCACGGGTCGATGAAAACAGGCTGCTGATCGAAAGAGATCTCTTCGGACGGGAAGCTCTTAATGTGGTTGCTTG
This window harbors:
- the LOC102722292 gene encoding scarecrow-like protein 9, with the protein product MFMDSGSYDDVDYGDLFSIPNPPAPHLLNFPLQFFPSNGFPISTGDSHPSPAGLFGSTPSPTSTTTELENSEDLESADDAVLAYINQFLLEDEEDESCPGTVASVEDPVLLTVEKPFVDILTASNEACQENSWIDSCCDFTGNGGLFDMLTSTQTTCQTVPCEFQEEKGECAVHKGRKNPHDDCLLFEEASRSKQLAVSEEEAIREMFDKVLLCNGECELRSPLPAEARSCGVYVKGSGNKRGRKRGKSGAAPEDDAVDLTTLLIHCAQATAIDDHRNSNELLKQIRQRSSAYGDAGQRLAHCFANALEARLAGTGSSIYRTLAAKRTSVADILNAFKLYVTACPFKKISNFFSIEAILNASKGVARLHIVDYGIQYGFQWPIFFQRISKRPGGPPSVRITGIDLPQPGFRPAQLIEATGHRLHDYARMFNVPFEYHAIAAKWDTIRVEDIKIDKDELLVVNCLFRMRNMMDEMVTDDSPRIQVLKTIRKMNPHLFIHGVVNGTYNAPFFVTRFKEALFYYSSLFDMLETTASRVDENRLLIERDLFGREALNVVACEGTERVERPETYKQWQVRNIRAGFKQLPLNQETVKKARYKVSKSYHRDFLVDEDNKWMLQGWKGRIIFALSTWEPN